A part of Chloroflexota bacterium genomic DNA contains:
- a CDS encoding quinate 5-dehydrogenase, which translates to MKKAISISIGSSQRDKSVEIELLGETVQISRVGTDGDMQAARKMYRELDGKVDAFGVGGTDLGLFVDNKWYPLHSILPMVQDVKQTPLADGCGLKNTLEALAASVLEEEISDYLDQIGRKVLVMTAVDRYGLLRTFMDAGYECLFGDAMFSLGINLPIHKERGVKTMAALLIPIVSRLPFSWVYPVGDNQMKRMPKFERAFQNASVIAGDCHYITRYMPDHLEGKVIVTNTTTEYDTNLFRNAGVKYLMTTTPVLDGRSFGTNMMEAALLAASGYTGKVDYTNALYFGMISELVNTVGFRPQLQELN; encoded by the coding sequence GAAAAAAGCAATCTCCATCAGCATTGGGTCTTCACAGCGTGATAAATCGGTCGAAATTGAGCTTCTCGGTGAGACCGTTCAAATCAGCCGCGTCGGTACCGATGGCGACATGCAAGCCGCCCGAAAAATGTACCGAGAATTGGATGGCAAAGTGGACGCCTTTGGCGTTGGCGGCACGGATCTCGGTCTGTTCGTCGACAACAAGTGGTATCCCCTCCATTCCATCCTGCCAATGGTCCAGGATGTGAAGCAGACCCCTCTGGCAGATGGTTGCGGGTTAAAGAATACACTCGAAGCCCTCGCTGCGAGTGTCCTCGAAGAAGAGATCAGCGATTACCTCGATCAGATCGGCCGCAAGGTGCTGGTAATGACCGCTGTGGATCGTTATGGCCTGCTCCGGACTTTCATGGATGCCGGTTACGAATGCCTCTTTGGAGATGCGATGTTCTCCCTGGGGATAAATCTTCCCATTCATAAAGAACGGGGCGTTAAAACAATGGCCGCCCTGTTGATCCCCATCGTCAGCCGCCTGCCCTTCAGCTGGGTCTATCCAGTTGGTGATAATCAAATGAAACGCATGCCCAAGTTTGAAAGGGCTTTTCAGAACGCGTCTGTCATTGCCGGTGATTGCCACTATATCACTCGCTATATGCCGGATCACCTGGAAGGCAAAGTCATCGTGACCAACACAACCACGGAATATGACACTAACCTCTTCCGCAACGCAGGTGTGAAATACCTGATGACCACCACCCCCGTGCTTGATGGGCGTTCTTTTGGCACCAATATGATGGAAGCCGCGCTGCTGGCTGCCAGCGGCTATACCGGCAAAGTGGATTACACCAACGCACTTTATTTTGGGATGATCTCTGAACTGGTCAATACAGTCGGATTCAGGCCCCAACTTCAGGAACTGAACTAA